GCAGGATATGCACTGATTAGCGCAGTCTTTATTGCCCTAGGTGGTCAGCTTATTGCAATGCTGAACTGGGATGGGATTTTCTTAACCCGCTATTTTTTTATTGGCGATCTTGGCGTGCGTGAATGCGGCAATATTACCAGTGATATTAATCCTCGGTATTTATGTAGCCCTGGCTATCCCTATTTCGTACTTGGCTGGGTAGCTGCCGGCGGATTACTTATCCTTGCTGGTGCATTGATTTTATCGGCGAACTCCTTAGCCGCTGCAGCACATGGTATTAATGCAACCGGACACGTTGCCCAGCGTTACGTTCAGACAGAGAAAAAAACTATTATGTGGGCGCGGGTTTTCGGTATTTTTATTGCTTTTTCTCTTGGATTAGCTGGTATCGCAGCGCTTTTTGTGGGTACAGTTTCGGTTGATTTTTCCCAATTGGGCCATGAT
This DNA window, taken from Corynebacterium kutscheri, encodes the following:
- a CDS encoding MFS transporter, encoding MRRLQLAGYALISAVFIALGGQLIAMLNWDGIFLTRYFFIGDLGVRECGNITSDINPRYLCSPGYPYFVLGWVAAGGLLILAGALILSANSLAAAAHGINATGHVAQRYVQTEKKTIMWARVFGIFIAFSLGLAGIAALFVGTVSVDFSQLGHDIALSSYAFCLWAGIIFSVLGTWILATRGWRWRISPQLSGCGVAILVFSAVGLFFYLRGGYHAPFGLYQRMWVDSLHLWLLMLGANFIKNPIVAEKKRAEKLLARNRRQAEKDAAVKAVGE